One Ethanoligenens harbinense YUAN-3 genomic window carries:
- a CDS encoding adaptor protein MecA: MNIEKLSPDKLRVTLESAELDRYDLDYISISNESPGTQRMLKDILLAAFSSVGFSTKGSRLFIEVLPGKNEGCVLYLTKVEETHSGAGGDAPAPRRAKTSHGGYLLACHTLEDLIGAVGRFTEYPDIPLHRSALYSLNGEYHLAFSPVRFGLDHARMRALLAELSEYGQAEEATPLREAVLAEHGSTIQQDRAVEQFIRYFQ; the protein is encoded by the coding sequence ATGAATATCGAAAAACTGTCGCCGGACAAACTGCGTGTGACCCTTGAAAGCGCGGAACTCGACCGGTATGACCTTGATTATATCTCCATCAGCAACGAAAGTCCCGGCACACAGCGGATGCTCAAGGATATTCTGCTGGCGGCGTTTTCATCGGTGGGTTTCTCCACCAAAGGGAGCCGCCTGTTCATTGAGGTGCTGCCCGGCAAAAATGAAGGGTGCGTACTTTACCTGACCAAAGTGGAAGAAACTCACAGCGGCGCCGGAGGGGATGCGCCCGCTCCGCGCAGGGCCAAAACCTCCCACGGCGGATATTTGCTTGCCTGCCATACGCTGGAAGACCTCATCGGCGCGGTAGGCCGCTTTACCGAATACCCCGATATCCCGTTGCACCGCAGCGCCCTCTACAGTCTGAACGGCGAATACCATCTGGCGTTTTCACCGGTGCGTTTCGGGTTGGACCATGCCAGGATGCGGGCGTTGTTGGCCGAACTGTCTGAATACGGGCAGGCCGAAGAAGCGACACCCCTGCGCGAAGCCGTTCTGGCCGAGCACGGCAGCACCATCCAGCAGGATCGCGCCGTTGAGCAGTTCATTCGTTATTTCCAGTAA
- the rpe gene encoding ribulose-phosphate 3-epimerase: MVKIAPSILSADFSCLGEELQKIEAAGADLVHIDVMDGHFVPNLTFGPPVVRALRGCTPLPFDVHLMMDDPGSLLGAFLDAGADSVTLHIEACKQPQALLNRLHEAGVGAALSVKPGTPAETVFPFLDQLSMVLVMTVEPGFGGQKLIPETLRKAAAIRQECARRGLALDIEVDGGINAQTAVNAVQSGANVLVAGSAVFGAADMAAAIRTLRA, encoded by the coding sequence ATGGTAAAAATCGCACCGTCCATCCTCTCCGCAGACTTTTCATGTCTGGGGGAAGAACTGCAGAAGATCGAGGCGGCCGGGGCCGATCTGGTCCACATTGACGTGATGGACGGGCATTTTGTGCCGAACCTCACGTTCGGCCCTCCGGTGGTGCGCGCGCTGCGCGGCTGCACCCCTCTACCGTTTGACGTGCACCTGATGATGGACGACCCCGGCTCGCTGCTCGGCGCGTTTCTGGACGCGGGGGCGGACAGCGTCACCCTGCACATCGAAGCCTGCAAACAGCCGCAGGCGCTGCTCAACCGCCTGCACGAAGCGGGCGTGGGCGCGGCGCTTTCCGTCAAGCCCGGCACGCCGGCCGAAACGGTCTTCCCATTTCTCGACCAGCTTTCCATGGTGCTGGTGATGACGGTGGAACCCGGTTTCGGCGGGCAGAAACTCATCCCGGAAACGCTGCGGAAGGCCGCCGCCATCCGGCAGGAATGCGCGCGCCGCGGCCTTGCGTTGGACATCGAGGTGGACGGCGGCATTAACGCCCAGACCGCTGTGAACGCGGTGCAGAGCGGCGCAAACGTGCTGGTAGCCGGCAGTGCCGTTTTCGGCGCAGCGGATATGGCTGCGGCTATCCGCACGTTGCGCGCATAA
- a CDS encoding aldo/keto reductase, translating into MEMRTTQKTGIKTSLLGFGCMRLPQKDGAIDYAETERMLDAAYDAGVNYFDTAYVYHGGKSEGVMGSILKKHPRASFYVADKMPVWLPKTRDDLERIFNEQLERLGLEYIDFYLMHSMTVNNWSAVKRLDMLRFAEEKRAQGKIRYIGFSFHDTPELFREILDAYDWDFAQIQYNYLDEKGQRAGELCDMLEQRGLFTVVMEPVRGGDLAALPEVAAGPLRQTTPGRSLASWALRFVGSRPGVNVILSGMSDPEQVRDNLRTCSPFDPLDERERSALAQTVAELERIPHIACTGCRYCMPCPAGVDIPGNFDFYNGFQRFGPNPGRVRRWGMLDKKYDACIACGACLSKCPQHLAIPEELKRLAEVAAAL; encoded by the coding sequence ATGGAAATGCGGACCACCCAAAAAACGGGAATCAAAACTTCACTGCTCGGATTCGGCTGCATGCGCCTGCCGCAGAAAGACGGCGCCATCGATTATGCCGAGACTGAGCGGATGCTCGACGCCGCATACGACGCGGGCGTAAACTATTTCGACACGGCCTATGTTTACCACGGCGGAAAGTCTGAGGGCGTGATGGGCTCCATCCTGAAAAAGCACCCGCGCGCAAGCTTTTATGTGGCGGACAAAATGCCCGTCTGGCTGCCGAAGACCCGGGACGACCTCGAGCGCATCTTCAATGAACAACTGGAACGTCTGGGGCTGGAATATATTGATTTTTATCTGATGCATTCGATGACCGTGAACAACTGGTCCGCCGTCAAGCGGCTGGATATGCTGCGCTTTGCCGAGGAAAAACGCGCGCAGGGGAAGATCCGCTACATTGGGTTTTCCTTCCACGACACACCGGAGCTGTTCCGCGAGATCCTCGACGCATACGACTGGGATTTCGCCCAGATCCAGTATAATTATCTGGACGAAAAGGGCCAGCGCGCAGGCGAGCTCTGCGACATGCTGGAGCAGCGCGGGTTGTTCACCGTGGTGATGGAGCCGGTGCGCGGCGGCGACCTGGCCGCGCTGCCGGAAGTGGCCGCCGGGCCGCTCAGACAGACCACGCCCGGACGCTCGCTGGCGAGCTGGGCGCTGCGGTTCGTCGGCTCCCGACCGGGCGTGAACGTCATTCTCAGCGGCATGTCCGACCCGGAGCAGGTACGCGACAATCTGCGGACCTGCTCGCCGTTCGACCCACTGGACGAACGAGAGCGCTCCGCTCTCGCGCAGACAGTGGCGGAGCTGGAACGCATTCCCCATATCGCCTGCACCGGCTGCCGCTACTGCATGCCCTGCCCGGCGGGTGTGGACATCCCGGGCAACTTCGATTTTTACAACGGGTTCCAGCGATTCGGCCCCAATCCCGGCCGCGTGCGCCGTTGGGGCATGCTGGACAAAAAATACGACGCCTGCATCGCCTGCGGCGCCTGCCTGAGCAAATGCCCGCAGCACCTTGCTATCCCGGAGGAACTGAAAAGGCTGGCGGAGGTGGCTGCCGCGCTCTGA
- a CDS encoding L-aspartate oxidase, which produces MNRSVKEVYDVLIVGSGAAGLHAALSLDAGFSVLVLSKDAADVCNSAYAQGGVAAVLNPQEDNEELHFQDTMIAGGHRNDPAAVRVLVHEGPASVLELRELGVAFDTGRDGALDLTLEGGHSRRRIAHHEDQTGAEIVRGLLAALAGRPNISLAADTVLTRLEKDAGGFHALIEQGGAFATVNARFCILATGGIGRVFRYTTNSPVATGDGIVFAEKLGARIKGMNLVQFHPTALARGPEERFLISESVRGEGAKLLNSRGERFMQRYDGRGELAPRDVVSRCIMEEARRTGSNEFYLDITAEPADFVRGRFPAIYRKCMEYGIDMTKDRIPVYPCQHYLMGGIDVDLNARTTVDGLYAVGECSHTGVHGANRLASNSLLEALVFSRRAAADILAAGHAPAEVRPLTPAQGKPAPVELRETIQGMVQESFFVTANLEKARENLPRVEAIARQMEDGYADSRGLTELRSLAGVAALILKEVLSA; this is translated from the coding sequence ATGAACCGATCTGTGAAGGAAGTCTATGATGTGCTCATCGTGGGCAGCGGGGCGGCCGGCCTGCACGCCGCGCTCAGCCTGGACGCCGGATTTTCGGTGCTGGTGCTGAGCAAGGATGCGGCCGATGTCTGCAACAGCGCCTATGCGCAGGGTGGTGTAGCCGCAGTGCTCAACCCGCAGGAAGACAACGAGGAGCTGCATTTTCAGGATACGATGATCGCCGGGGGCCATCGCAACGATCCCGCCGCCGTGCGCGTGCTGGTGCATGAGGGCCCCGCCAGTGTGCTGGAGCTGCGCGAGCTGGGTGTGGCGTTCGACACCGGACGGGACGGCGCGCTTGACCTCACGTTGGAGGGCGGGCACTCCCGCCGCCGCATCGCCCATCACGAGGATCAGACCGGCGCGGAGATCGTGCGCGGCCTGCTGGCGGCGCTTGCCGGGCGGCCGAACATCTCCCTTGCGGCCGACACCGTGCTCACCCGGCTGGAAAAGGACGCGGGCGGTTTCCACGCGCTCATCGAGCAGGGTGGCGCGTTCGCTACCGTGAACGCCCGGTTCTGCATCCTGGCCACCGGCGGCATCGGCCGGGTGTTTCGCTATACCACCAACTCCCCCGTCGCCACCGGCGACGGCATCGTGTTCGCGGAAAAACTGGGCGCGCGCATCAAGGGGATGAACCTGGTGCAGTTCCATCCGACGGCGCTCGCGCGCGGACCCGAAGAACGGTTTCTCATCTCCGAGTCGGTGCGGGGCGAGGGGGCAAAACTGCTCAACAGCCGCGGCGAACGCTTCATGCAGCGCTACGACGGCCGCGGCGAGCTTGCCCCGCGGGACGTGGTCTCCCGCTGCATCATGGAGGAGGCCCGCCGGACCGGCAGCAACGAGTTCTATCTCGACATCACGGCCGAGCCGGCCGATTTTGTGCGCGGCCGCTTCCCGGCCATTTACCGCAAATGCATGGAATATGGCATTGACATGACCAAGGACCGTATCCCGGTCTACCCCTGCCAGCACTACCTGATGGGCGGCATCGACGTGGATCTGAACGCCCGCACCACGGTGGACGGGCTGTATGCCGTGGGTGAGTGTTCCCACACCGGAGTGCACGGCGCCAACCGGCTGGCCAGCAATTCGCTGCTGGAGGCGCTGGTGTTTTCGCGACGTGCCGCGGCGGACATTCTTGCCGCTGGCCATGCTCCCGCCGAGGTGCGCCCGTTGACGCCCGCCCAGGGTAAGCCCGCGCCCGTGGAGCTGCGCGAAACCATTCAGGGAATGGTGCAGGAAAGTTTTTTTGTTACGGCCAATTTGGAAAAGGCGCGTGAAAATCTGCCGCGTGTCGAGGCCATCGCGCGGCAGATGGAAGACGGCTACGCCGATTCGCGCGGGCTGACAGAGCTACGCAGCCTGGCCGGTGTGGCGGCCCTGATTCTCAAGGAGGTGCTTTCCGCATGA
- the nadC gene encoding carboxylating nicotinate-nucleotide diphosphorylase, which yields MILPMHYDEVILRGLKEDINYIDVTTDNLIPEEQQSGAVFLAKEDGVLCGLDVALRTLRLLDAGVTAEVLRKDGDMLQKGEIIARVHGNTRALLKGERTALNLLQHLSGIATATARAVQTVEGTCASVCDTRKTLPGLRVLEKYAVTVGGGKNHRFNLSDAALIKDNHVDAAGGIGKAVATLRARVGHTVKIEVETRDLKELADALAAGADIIMLDNMSLEDMREAVRVTAGRVPLEASGGVTQETLRGIAETGVNLISIGALTHSVKALDISMKLRD from the coding sequence ATGATTCTGCCCATGCATTACGACGAGGTCATTCTGCGCGGACTCAAAGAGGACATCAATTACATTGACGTGACCACCGACAACCTCATCCCGGAGGAGCAGCAGTCGGGCGCCGTGTTTCTGGCGAAGGAGGACGGCGTGCTCTGCGGGCTGGACGTGGCCCTGCGCACGCTGCGCCTGTTGGATGCCGGGGTGACGGCGGAGGTGCTCCGCAAAGACGGCGACATGTTGCAAAAGGGCGAGATCATCGCGCGCGTGCACGGCAACACCCGCGCGCTGCTCAAGGGCGAGCGCACGGCGCTCAATCTGCTTCAGCACCTGTCGGGCATTGCCACCGCCACCGCGCGCGCCGTGCAAACGGTGGAGGGCACCTGCGCCAGCGTCTGCGACACCCGCAAGACCCTGCCGGGCCTGCGCGTGCTCGAAAAATATGCCGTGACGGTGGGCGGCGGAAAAAACCACCGCTTCAACCTGTCGGACGCCGCGCTCATCAAGGACAATCACGTCGATGCGGCGGGCGGCATTGGCAAGGCGGTGGCCACGCTGCGCGCGCGCGTGGGGCACACGGTCAAAATCGAGGTGGAGACCCGGGATCTCAAGGAGCTTGCGGACGCGCTGGCCGCGGGGGCGGACATCATCATGCTCGACAACATGAGCCTGGAGGACATGCGCGAGGCTGTGCGCGTCACGGCGGGGCGTGTGCCGCTGGAGGCTTCCGGCGGCGTCACGCAGGAGACTCTGCGCGGCATTGCGGAAACCGGCGTGAATCTCATTTCCATCGGCGCCCTTACCCACTCGGTGAAAGCGCTGGACATCTCCATGAAGCTGCGGGACTGA
- a CDS encoding lectin like domain-containing protein: MKNRLVKVVGVVCAVGFFAVFDCGLALEAAASAVSTASLSSVAIQEDGPQSVSGGSYAASRYTVPHAGASAVRLYGASNIPSSYDLRAQNKVTSVKNQGSEGDCWAYAAMGSLESTLKPAEDDTFSESALESNSGFDLGVNAGGNDQMSTAYLARWSGPVNQSGTSGVQKHVQNVDWLPGRSGYGDTTADNAIKQELLAGTAVTASLYYGSGYYTSGTSSYYYNGSSVPNHEIDVVGWDDNYPAANFAGSSAGTPAHNGAFLCQNSWGTGWGANGYFYVSYDDTAFGRDGCAAFNDAESTGNYSEVYQYDPLGFTASTPGSSGVQWMANVFKAEDSNSLTAVSFYTLSPSMGYQIYVIPQYTSSLSSDTRTLVASGTESSAGYHTVSFSSSVALTQGSSFAVEVRFTTSGASIPLEMPISGYSSKATASSGQSYISYDGNGWADTTQAFGLSNINVCLKAFTKAPASGSSSSGSSSSGSSSSSGSSGSSSLGGASSLGSSVKPNPSLPAKIAVDSPSDSMQYGNVTVSGWALSGWGITRIDMYLDLGTPWQKGGYSTKAVNSRPDVQAVMDPQNQYPNSATSGYSLTIPAGDLTVGRHTVYVAAIANDGSVDWAVRGFWVGPSAAGNLDSPADTVNCGDVTVSGWALNHAGMNRVDVYVDLGTAQQKFYSTLVNIPRPDVKTIIDPYGHYIGSTTSGYSLTIPAEDLTAGRHTVNVAAIGNDGTVQWFVRGFTVGPDAAGNLDSPSNSMQYGNVTVSGWALNHAGIQRVDVYVDLYTAQQQFYSTSAHLSRPDVRAVVDPCGRYIGSTNSGFSLTIPASALTAGRHTVNVAAIGNDGTVQWFVGSFNH, translated from the coding sequence ATGAAAAACAGATTGGTAAAGGTAGTCGGCGTGGTTTGCGCCGTCGGGTTCTTTGCGGTGTTCGACTGCGGGCTGGCGTTGGAAGCGGCGGCGTCCGCCGTTTCCACGGCGAGCCTCTCGTCGGTCGCCATTCAGGAAGACGGCCCGCAGTCCGTGTCCGGCGGCAGTTATGCCGCGTCGCGCTACACCGTTCCCCATGCGGGAGCAAGCGCCGTTCGGCTGTATGGCGCATCGAACATCCCGTCTTCCTACGACCTGCGCGCGCAGAACAAGGTCACGTCCGTAAAAAACCAGGGCAGCGAAGGCGACTGCTGGGCCTATGCCGCGATGGGTTCGTTGGAATCGACTCTCAAGCCCGCGGAAGACGATACGTTTTCCGAAAGCGCGCTGGAAAGCAACTCCGGGTTCGACTTGGGGGTAAACGCCGGCGGCAACGATCAGATGTCCACAGCCTATCTGGCGCGGTGGAGCGGCCCGGTGAACCAGAGCGGGACTTCCGGCGTGCAGAAGCATGTGCAGAATGTGGACTGGCTGCCCGGCAGGTCGGGCTATGGCGACACAACGGCCGATAACGCCATCAAACAGGAGCTCCTGGCCGGTACGGCGGTGACCGCTTCGCTCTATTACGGCAGCGGATATTATACAAGCGGCACCAGCAGCTATTATTATAACGGCAGCTCCGTCCCCAATCATGAAATCGATGTGGTGGGCTGGGACGACAATTATCCCGCCGCCAATTTTGCCGGGAGCTCGGCCGGCACCCCCGCGCACAACGGCGCGTTTCTTTGCCAAAACAGCTGGGGCACCGGCTGGGGCGCAAACGGTTATTTCTATGTGTCGTATGACGACACCGCGTTCGGCCGGGATGGCTGCGCCGCATTCAACGATGCGGAATCCACCGGCAATTACAGTGAGGTCTATCAGTATGACCCGCTGGGGTTCACGGCTTCCACACCGGGCAGCTCCGGTGTGCAGTGGATGGCCAATGTGTTTAAAGCCGAAGACAGCAACAGCCTTACCGCCGTTAGTTTTTACACGCTTTCCCCGTCGATGGGGTATCAGATTTATGTGATCCCACAATACACGAGCTCGCTGAGCAGTGATACGCGCACGTTGGTGGCCTCGGGCACCGAATCGTCGGCCGGATACCACACGGTATCGTTTTCCTCTTCCGTGGCGCTCACACAGGGCAGTTCGTTTGCGGTGGAGGTGCGGTTTACCACCAGCGGCGCCTCGATTCCGCTGGAAATGCCGATCAGCGGCTATTCCAGCAAGGCTACCGCTTCCTCCGGGCAGAGCTATATCTCTTACGACGGAAACGGATGGGCGGATACGACCCAGGCCTTCGGGCTTTCAAACATCAACGTCTGCTTGAAGGCATTTACCAAAGCGCCCGCCTCCGGCAGCAGTTCATCCGGCAGCAGCTCGTCCGGCAGCTCATCCAGCAGCGGTTCGTCCGGCAGCAGCTCGCTGGGCGGCGCTTCCTCTTTGGGATCTTCCGTCAAGCCGAATCCCTCCCTTCCCGCGAAAATCGCGGTGGACAGCCCATCCGATTCCATGCAGTACGGCAATGTGACGGTGTCCGGCTGGGCACTGAGCGGATGGGGCATCACCCGGATCGATATGTACCTTGACCTTGGCACCCCCTGGCAGAAGGGCGGGTACTCCACCAAAGCGGTCAACAGCCGGCCGGATGTGCAGGCTGTCATGGATCCCCAAAACCAGTATCCGAACAGCGCCACCAGCGGCTACAGTCTGACCATCCCCGCGGGCGACCTGACGGTGGGCCGGCACACCGTCTATGTGGCGGCCATCGCAAACGACGGGTCGGTGGACTGGGCCGTGCGCGGTTTCTGGGTCGGCCCGTCGGCTGCCGGCAATCTGGACAGCCCGGCAGATACCGTCAACTGCGGCGATGTGACGGTGTCCGGCTGGGCGCTCAACCACGCGGGGATGAATCGTGTGGATGTCTACGTGGATCTCGGCACGGCGCAGCAGAAATTTTATTCCACGCTGGTGAACATACCCCGCCCCGATGTGAAGACGATCATCGATCCCTACGGGCATTATATCGGCAGTACCACCAGCGGTTACAGTCTGACTATTCCGGCGGAAGACCTGACGGCGGGCCGGCATACGGTGAATGTGGCGGCCATCGGGAATGACGGCACGGTGCAGTGGTTTGTGCGTGGATTTACGGTTGGGCCGGATGCCGCCGGCAATCTGGACAGCCCTTCCAATTCCATGCAGTACGGCAATGTGACGGTATCCGGCTGGGCGCTCAACCACGCGGGCATCCAGCGTGTGGATGTCTATGTGGATCTCTACACGGCGCAGCAGCAGTTTTACAGCACATCGGCCCACCTGTCCCGGCCGGATGTGCGGGCGGTTGTCGATCCCTGCGGGCGGTATATTGGCAGTACCAACAGCGGTTTCAGCCTGACCATTCCGGCGAGCGCTCTGACGGCGGGCCGGCATACGGTGAATGTGGCGGCAATCGGGAACGACGGCACGGTGCAGTGGTTTGTGGGCAGCTTTAACCACTGA
- a CDS encoding DUF4364 family protein — translation MENGAFGGGVDPGGLRDADDVKILICYLLKNLKQPLPLQTLAEALQQDGLVNYFTLADALHALLLSGHVDQVEQDGEKAYKATRLGAGTADMFERRLPLSVREKAVRAGVRLLARQKRDAENKVEITPSGAGFAVRCTVLDGEDTLLSISLLVPDRAQAEAVRQQFLHDPATVYRGAVALMTGDIDAVGGMLPRKPPVE, via the coding sequence GTGGAAAACGGTGCGTTTGGCGGCGGAGTGGACCCCGGCGGCCTGCGGGATGCGGACGACGTCAAGATCCTCATCTGCTATCTGCTGAAAAACCTGAAACAGCCCCTTCCGCTCCAGACACTGGCCGAAGCGCTCCAGCAGGACGGCCTGGTCAATTACTTCACTTTGGCGGACGCGCTTCACGCTCTGCTGCTCTCCGGCCATGTCGACCAGGTGGAACAGGACGGCGAAAAGGCATATAAAGCCACGCGGCTGGGCGCGGGCACGGCGGATATGTTTGAACGCCGCCTGCCCCTCTCCGTGCGGGAAAAAGCGGTGCGCGCGGGTGTGCGGCTTCTGGCGCGCCAGAAGCGCGATGCGGAAAACAAAGTGGAGATCACGCCCTCCGGCGCCGGGTTCGCCGTGCGCTGCACAGTGCTGGATGGGGAAGACACGCTGCTCTCCATTTCGCTGCTGGTGCCCGACCGCGCACAGGCGGAAGCGGTGCGGCAGCAGTTTCTGCACGACCCCGCCACCGTCTACCGGGGCGCGGTCGCTCTGATGACCGGAGATATCGACGCTGTGGGCGGCATGCTGCCGCGTAAACCTCCCGTCGAGTGA
- a CDS encoding GGDEF domain-containing protein, whose translation MNVLSLISFFNCIGFSCFAICIAKSEATGGERRSGTLINISAAVWAFAYTFFYSAADQHAAWFWLKVGALGWCTLPCFSTYYYVQLSEADKHLGKGWRNLLFFLFPAVLTLSNLLSTKTSVAYALVESDSGWGWTYVNSPDSIRLWVYIAYLLFYFGVGFYLVFRWGKRKKLIYFKRQANLIVYIFGLIVVLGLFSDLVLPLFSHFFPPPAVLFLIVVLYGDWVITARLNFLAVSDQIKSRLMLETITDAVLAVNRRGGIIRANRAASDLFGIPAQTLIGRCIRTFLADPLVLSKNLQNLVDKHTRKDMDIKIRNVDGRVIPTVVSASIAENSAHGFLGVVLSFHDISRQKEMENALRDGQERYKSLASDYYHLANYDVLTGLANRRHFFEQVGRLQFESGLSSAGIALIFMDLNGFKKINDQYGHAIGDQLLVEASKRLRACRGEKDILARMGGDEFVLLLVDADIHGAGERIGQIRMQFQKPIVLGAVEHMVGIAAGFSVCLKKRLEKDDISFLLREADEAMYKDKQMQKHSG comes from the coding sequence ATGAATGTATTATCGCTGATCTCTTTTTTTAATTGCATTGGCTTTTCTTGTTTTGCAATCTGCATAGCAAAGTCCGAAGCGACTGGCGGTGAACGCCGGTCGGGGACGCTGATCAATATCAGTGCGGCCGTGTGGGCGTTCGCGTATACGTTTTTCTATAGCGCCGCCGATCAACATGCGGCGTGGTTCTGGCTGAAAGTCGGCGCTTTGGGCTGGTGCACCCTTCCCTGTTTCTCCACATATTATTATGTGCAGCTCTCCGAGGCGGATAAACATTTGGGAAAAGGCTGGCGGAACCTGCTGTTTTTTCTGTTCCCCGCCGTTTTGACCCTGAGCAATTTGCTTTCGACGAAAACCTCCGTTGCTTACGCTCTGGTGGAAAGCGACAGCGGGTGGGGATGGACTTATGTCAATTCGCCGGACTCGATCCGGCTGTGGGTGTATATTGCCTATCTCCTGTTTTATTTCGGCGTCGGTTTTTATCTGGTTTTCCGTTGGGGAAAGCGGAAGAAGCTGATTTATTTTAAGCGGCAGGCCAACCTGATCGTTTATATATTCGGGCTGATCGTGGTGCTCGGCTTGTTTTCCGATTTGGTTCTGCCGCTGTTTTCTCATTTCTTCCCGCCTCCGGCCGTTCTGTTTCTGATCGTGGTGCTTTATGGAGACTGGGTGATCACGGCCCGGTTGAATTTTCTGGCGGTCTCCGATCAGATCAAATCCCGATTGATGCTGGAGACCATCACGGACGCGGTTCTTGCCGTCAACAGAAGAGGGGGCATCATCAGAGCCAATCGGGCCGCATCCGATCTGTTCGGCATTCCGGCTCAAACGTTGATCGGCCGGTGCATACGCACATTTTTGGCCGACCCCTTGGTGCTTTCAAAAAATCTTCAGAATCTTGTGGATAAGCACACCCGGAAGGACATGGACATCAAGATCAGAAACGTGGATGGGCGCGTCATCCCAACAGTCGTTTCCGCTTCCATTGCAGAAAACAGCGCCCACGGATTTTTAGGGGTTGTGCTGTCTTTCCACGACATTTCCAGGCAAAAAGAAATGGAGAATGCACTGAGAGACGGGCAGGAACGATATAAGTCCCTGGCGTCTGATTACTATCATCTTGCCAATTATGATGTGTTGACCGGCCTTGCAAACAGAAGGCATTTTTTTGAGCAGGTCGGTCGGTTGCAATTCGAAAGTGGCCTGAGCAGTGCGGGGATCGCACTGATTTTTATGGATCTGAACGGTTTCAAAAAAATCAACGACCAATACGGGCACGCAATAGGCGACCAGTTGCTGGTCGAGGCATCAAAAAGGCTCCGTGCCTGCAGGGGAGAAAAAGATATCCTGGCACGGATGGGCGGCGACGAGTTTGTTCTTCTTCTTGTCGACGCGGATATCCATGGGGCCGGAGAAAGAATCGGGCAAATCCGAATGCAGTTTCAAAAACCCATCGTTTTGGGCGCCGTGGAGCACATGGTCGGCATTGCGGCCGGATTTTCCGTATGCCTGAAAAAGCGGCTCGAAAAGGATGATATCAGCTTTCTGCTGCGCGAAGCGGACGAAGCGATGTACAAAGACAAGCAGATGCAGAAGCATTCCGGATGA
- a CDS encoding ECF transporter S component, with product MYTRQQKTLRMIILGLLAAISIVLYYYEVPFFSNYLKLDFSDLPAAVAAILFGPLAGIVVELIKNLIFFLTRDIGVTMGYGSLINFIVGTALVVPLSLVVRAWIHRGHKWLTAILLGGIAGLASMVAVGVVANYLIAPPFFLHVLHIPLGGTALWAAIGSATILNLVKPVLTAAVLIPVMAAVQKNTHALKV from the coding sequence ATGTACACACGACAGCAGAAGACCCTGCGAATGATTATATTGGGGTTGCTGGCCGCCATCTCCATCGTCCTGTATTATTACGAGGTGCCGTTTTTTTCAAACTATCTGAAATTGGATTTCAGCGACCTGCCCGCGGCGGTTGCCGCTATTCTGTTCGGCCCGCTGGCCGGGATCGTGGTTGAGTTGATCAAAAACCTCATCTTTTTTCTTACGCGCGATATCGGCGTGACGATGGGTTATGGCTCGCTGATCAATTTCATTGTGGGCACGGCGCTGGTTGTCCCGCTCTCGTTGGTCGTCCGTGCGTGGATACACCGGGGGCATAAATGGCTGACCGCCATCCTTTTGGGAGGGATCGCCGGGCTGGCGTCCATGGTCGCGGTTGGCGTGGTTGCCAATTATCTGATTGCACCGCCCTTTTTCCTGCATGTGCTGCACATTCCGCTGGGTGGCACGGCGCTTTGGGCCGCCATTGGTTCGGCCACGATCCTCAATCTGGTGAAGCCGGTATTGACGGCGGCCGTGCTGATTCCGGTGATGGCTGCGGTGCAGAAAAACACGCATGCCCTGAAGGTGTGA
- a CDS encoding nucleotidyltransferase domain-containing protein: protein MFEHHQAAIEAATKELSTWDEVLGVIIYGSVAHGFALENSDVDIKIVCTDDFFTAKEHMGNVSYFDRDATPYEGGYVDGEFITPMHIERIAADGSESARFDFQDAIVTFDRQGGLEDLVRGAARYPVEQKRRKMVRFYAQFSAWKAHYYEALRRDNHYLAHLSALQFALYAGRLFLAYNETLFPGHKWFLQVLSGVPQKPAGLMRCLNTLVDQKRAEDVERLYNMVSDFACWPHDSSQDRQFLWDVRMGRIEDFPFAAD, encoded by the coding sequence GTGTTTGAACACCATCAGGCCGCGATCGAAGCGGCCACAAAAGAATTGTCCACGTGGGACGAAGTGCTGGGCGTCATCATCTATGGATCGGTGGCGCATGGCTTTGCACTGGAAAATTCGGATGTTGACATCAAGATCGTTTGCACCGACGATTTTTTCACTGCCAAAGAGCATATGGGCAATGTCAGTTATTTCGACCGGGATGCCACCCCGTATGAGGGCGGCTATGTGGACGGTGAGTTTATCACACCGATGCATATTGAGCGGATCGCCGCGGACGGCAGCGAATCCGCCCGGTTCGACTTTCAGGATGCCATTGTTACCTTCGACCGTCAGGGCGGGCTGGAAGATCTGGTGCGGGGAGCCGCCCGTTACCCGGTGGAGCAGAAGCGCCGGAAAATGGTTCGGTTTTACGCGCAGTTTTCCGCGTGGAAAGCGCATTATTACGAGGCGCTGCGTCGGGATAATCACTATTTGGCGCATCTTTCGGCGCTGCAGTTCGCGCTGTATGCCGGGCGGCTGTTTCTCGCCTATAACGAGACGCTGTTTCCGGGGCACAAGTGGTTTTTGCAGGTGCTTTCGGGCGTGCCGCAGAAGCCCGCGGGGCTGATGCGCTGCCTGAACACGCTGGTTGACCAGAAACGCGCGGAAGATGTGGAACGGTTGTACAACATGGTGTCGGATTTTGCCTGTTGGCCGCACGATTCCAGCCAGGACCGGCAGTTTCTGTGGGATGTCCGTATGGGACGTATCGAAGATTTTCCGTTCGCGGCGGACTGA